One Prolixibacteraceae bacterium DNA segment encodes these proteins:
- the nusB gene encoding transcription antitermination factor NusB: MISRRIIRTKVMHIIYANLCNSGKTISESEQELLYSVNKAYDLYHLLLALPVELSKIAEDKIERAKNKKMPTHEDLNPNTRFINNPVVGQLRENNNLNDYFEKNKLNWINHYEILKKLFQSLTETDFYQAYMSKENVTYDDHKKLIEEIFNCIVVPSEELEEELEELSIYWHDDFNFVCSMVIKSIKKLKKDSDENYRLMNLYKDDEDLKFTKDLLRKTLVNHSDNQDILVKYTKNWDIDRIALLDNIIMEMALTEFITFPSIPVKVTLNEYIDLAKYYSTKKSSTFVNGILDKMLQDYQSNDKIKKAGRGLQG; the protein is encoded by the coding sequence ATGATCAGCCGTAGAATCATCAGGACAAAGGTAATGCACATTATCTATGCAAACTTGTGCAACTCTGGAAAAACAATCTCAGAGTCGGAACAAGAGCTACTTTATAGCGTAAACAAAGCATATGATCTTTACCATCTTCTTCTTGCTCTCCCTGTAGAGTTATCGAAAATAGCAGAAGACAAAATAGAACGTGCGAAAAACAAAAAAATGCCTACTCATGAGGACCTGAATCCGAACACTCGATTCATAAACAATCCAGTGGTTGGTCAACTTAGAGAAAACAATAATCTCAATGATTATTTCGAAAAGAATAAACTGAATTGGATTAATCATTATGAAATATTAAAAAAATTATTTCAATCTCTTACCGAGACAGACTTCTACCAAGCATACATGTCAAAAGAGAACGTCACTTATGACGATCACAAAAAGCTTATTGAAGAGATATTCAACTGTATCGTAGTTCCTAGCGAAGAGCTAGAAGAAGAACTAGAAGAGTTGAGCATCTATTGGCATGATGATTTCAATTTTGTTTGCTCAATGGTTATTAAGTCTATCAAAAAGCTTAAGAAAGATTCAGATGAAAACTATCGTTTGATGAATCTTTACAAAGACGACGAAGATCTTAAATTCACAAAAGACCTACTTCGTAAGACTTTGGTAAACCACTCAGACAATCAAGATATATTGGTAAAATATACTAAAAACTGGGATATCGATCGAATTGCTCTTTTAGACAACATCATTATGGAGATGGCCCTAACAGAGTTTATAACATTCCCTTCTATTCCAGTAAAAGTGACACTAAACGAATATATTGATCTTGCTAAATACTACAGCACCAAAAAAAGTAGTACATTTGTTAATGGAATCTTAGACAAAATGCTTCAAGATTACCAATCAAATGATAAAATTAAAAAAGCAGGACGTGGACTACAAGGATAA
- a CDS encoding aminotransferase class V-fold PLP-dependent enzyme translates to MNNLRKEFGSDNYSGVATEIMEYLSHINQSHCHGYGDDPITEEAIKTLKEAFGENAACFFTLNGTGTNITAIDAITHSFDAVVCAHTAHINTDECGAFEKITGSKILPIHTEDGKIKPEQIKPYLAQLGNPHRTQPKVVSISQPTELGTLYTMEEIKAITQLAHENDMLVHLDGARLSNAVAKQKTTFKGATQDLGIDIVSFGGTKNGMMIGEVIVSFNEKASQTIPFLRKQNNQLLSKMRFISAQFIPYFQKEIWKRNADKSNQMAEYFYHKIKDIQNIEVVYPVDTNALFVKLPSELIKPLQYECFFYVWNHEESVVRWMTSFDTEESDIDLFVSKIHELLENI, encoded by the coding sequence ATGAACAACCTACGTAAAGAATTCGGTAGCGACAACTACTCCGGCGTTGCTACAGAGATAATGGAATATCTTTCACACATCAACCAAAGTCACTGCCATGGATATGGAGATGATCCCATCACGGAAGAGGCAATAAAAACTCTAAAAGAGGCTTTTGGAGAGAATGCAGCGTGTTTTTTTACATTAAATGGTACGGGAACTAATATTACTGCAATTGATGCAATCACCCACTCTTTTGATGCAGTTGTATGCGCTCATACTGCACATATTAATACGGACGAATGTGGTGCTTTTGAAAAGATCACTGGTAGTAAGATTCTTCCGATCCACACAGAGGATGGAAAAATCAAACCAGAACAGATCAAACCCTATCTTGCCCAATTGGGTAATCCACATAGAACACAACCCAAAGTTGTATCGATTTCTCAGCCTACAGAATTAGGAACACTTTACACGATGGAAGAGATAAAAGCGATCACACAACTAGCCCACGAAAATGATATGTTAGTACACCTTGATGGTGCTCGCCTATCGAATGCAGTAGCAAAACAAAAAACGACATTCAAAGGAGCAACACAAGATTTGGGTATAGATATCGTAAGTTTTGGAGGAACAAAAAACGGCATGATGATCGGAGAAGTGATCGTTAGCTTTAATGAAAAAGCCTCACAGACTATTCCATTTCTTCGTAAACAAAACAATCAACTATTATCTAAGATGCGATTTATATCGGCTCAATTTATACCCTATTTCCAAAAGGAAATTTGGAAAAGAAATGCAGATAAATCAAATCAAATGGCAGAATATTTTTATCATAAAATAAAAGACATTCAAAATATCGAAGTCGTATATCCTGTGGATACTAATGCTCTTTTCGTAAAACTCCCATCAGAGTTAATCAAACCTCTTCAATACGAATGTTTCTTTTATGTATGGAATCATGAGGAGAGTGTGGTAAGATGGATGACATCTTTCGACACAGAAGAGTCTGATATTGACCTATTTGTAAGCAAAATACACGAACTTTTAGAAAATATCTAA
- a CDS encoding nucleotidyltransferase, with protein MKPTLLILAAGMGSRYGGLKQLDAFGPSGETILEYSIYDAIRAGFGKVVFVIRKSFSEEFKTKFASKLEGKIEVEYVYQELDNLPEGFSLPEGRVKPWGTGHAVLVAKDVIKEPFAIINADDFYGKDAFVELSQYLSSCTKQSEYCMVGYHLHKTLSDFGSVSRGVCKTDDNDMLVEITERTKIVGEEDGIYYYEGDEKTALDPKTAVSMNCWAFMPGFFDYLQAGFVSFLENAGSEMKSEYFFPFEVSDQLKNNNITVKVLDSDADWFGVTYPDDKPDVLSKLNGLIQRGDYPENLWA; from the coding sequence ATGAAACCTACATTATTAATTTTAGCTGCCGGAATGGGTAGTCGTTATGGTGGACTGAAGCAATTAGATGCGTTTGGACCATCGGGAGAGACAATCTTAGAATATTCTATTTATGATGCAATCCGTGCTGGATTCGGAAAAGTTGTTTTTGTAATCCGCAAAAGCTTTTCAGAAGAGTTTAAAACTAAATTCGCTTCTAAATTAGAAGGAAAAATCGAAGTAGAATATGTGTACCAAGAATTGGATAATCTTCCAGAGGGTTTTAGTCTTCCAGAAGGACGTGTAAAGCCATGGGGTACAGGTCATGCTGTTTTGGTTGCAAAAGATGTGATCAAAGAGCCTTTTGCTATCATTAATGCTGACGATTTTTATGGAAAAGATGCATTTGTTGAATTGAGTCAATATTTATCGTCATGTACCAAACAGAGTGAGTATTGTATGGTAGGGTACCACCTTCATAAAACACTTTCTGATTTCGGTTCTGTTTCTCGTGGAGTTTGTAAAACAGATGACAATGATATGTTGGTAGAGATTACTGAAAGAACAAAGATTGTTGGAGAAGAAGATGGAATCTACTATTATGAAGGAGATGAAAAAACCGCTTTAGATCCTAAAACTGCCGTTTCTATGAACTGTTGGGCATTTATGCCAGGGTTCTTCGATTATCTTCAAGCAGGTTTTGTCTCTTTTCTAGAGAATGCAGGATCTGAAATGAAATCGGAGTATTTCTTCCCATTTGAGGTTTCTGACCAATTGAAAAATAATAATATTACAGTGAAAGTTCTTGATAGTGATGCCGATTGGTTTGGTGTTACATACCCAGACGATAAGCCAGATGTTCTTTCTAAGTTGAATGGTTTGATCCAACGTGGAGATTATCCTGAAAACCTTTGGGCTTAA
- a CDS encoding aminoglycoside phosphotransferase family protein: MNNELLMNLAGQFQLKGDVCTVKPLGEGFINDTFIVKTESDVTPNYILQRKNKNIFTNVPAMMDNILKVTTHLKNKVVEQGGNPDREAMTIILANDGKRYYQDAEGEYWAVCEFIADTIAYQNAETPELAYAGGKGIGKFQNMLSDMKEPLVDILPGFHNIKIRFDQWDEVIAKDPVGRVKEVKEEIAWIEDRRAKMMEFWALVEDGTIPSRVTHNDTKINNILFDKQGDVLCVIDLDTVLNSPVLNDYGDALRSYTNTGLEDDENLDNVSMDFEIFKAYTEGYLSETKAFLTESEKDWLAFGGLYITYEQVLRFLMDYIDGDNYYKTKSESHNLVRTKAQYALLQSMEAQYAKMKEFVQACS; this comes from the coding sequence ATGAACAATGAATTGTTAATGAATTTAGCTGGACAGTTTCAGCTAAAGGGAGATGTATGTACTGTGAAACCTTTAGGTGAAGGTTTTATCAATGATACTTTTATTGTAAAGACAGAGTCTGACGTGACTCCAAATTATATTCTTCAGCGTAAAAATAAAAATATCTTTACGAATGTTCCAGCCATGATGGACAATATCCTGAAGGTGACGACTCACCTCAAAAATAAGGTGGTTGAGCAAGGTGGAAACCCTGATCGTGAAGCGATGACAATTATTTTGGCTAATGATGGTAAAAGATATTATCAAGATGCTGAGGGGGAATATTGGGCTGTATGTGAATTTATAGCTGATACTATCGCTTATCAAAATGCTGAAACTCCAGAATTGGCTTATGCTGGTGGTAAAGGAATTGGTAAATTCCAAAATATGCTTTCAGATATGAAAGAGCCACTAGTGGATATCCTTCCTGGTTTTCACAATATAAAAATACGTTTTGATCAGTGGGATGAGGTGATCGCAAAAGATCCTGTTGGTAGAGTGAAAGAGGTGAAAGAAGAGATTGCTTGGATTGAAGATCGTCGTGCTAAGATGATGGAATTTTGGGCTTTGGTGGAAGATGGAACAATTCCTTCACGTGTTACTCACAACGATACTAAGATTAATAATATATTATTTGATAAGCAGGGTGACGTGCTTTGTGTTATTGATTTGGATACAGTTCTTAATAGCCCTGTATTGAATGATTATGGGGATGCACTTCGTTCTTATACCAATACAGGGTTAGAGGATGATGAGAACTTAGACAATGTATCAATGGATTTCGAGATATTCAAGGCATACACTGAAGGTTACCTTTCTGAAACAAAAGCTTTCTTAACAGAAAGTGAGAAAGATTGGTTGGCATTCGGTGGTTTATATATCACTTATGAGCAGGTATTACGCTTCTTGATGGACTATATTGATGGTGATAATTACTATAAAACGAAGTCAGAATCTCACAATTTAGTTAGAACAAAAGCACAGTATGCTTTGCTTCAAAGTATGGAAGCACAGTATGCTAAAATGAAAGAATTCGTTCAAGCTTGTTCTTAA
- a CDS encoding IS66 family transposase, whose translation MRTIDCLEQENRALKKQVESLKEELDRVMSRVQALSQENTMLHEKVKDLEDKLSRNHKNSSNSSFPPSRDLHTVKKNQSLRNKSTRKPGGQPNHKGSTLQQSDFPTSIESYYPPSTCQCGNTLNQEDASLLCKRQVFDIPPVLEQICTEHRLYENRCSCGQLHKGSMPSNIKAPVQYGSHLRSLIVSLYVEHYIPLNRIGSLVEEITSFKIGDGTITNILNKAQEVMTPLYESLRESISKSSVVGSDETGCKINGGKGWMWVWQNHEVTFITANKSRGYKVVVENFKKGFINATLVSDCYASQLKTPAKHYQLCLAHLQRELIYIKQQTNNSWAEDILNIFYKAMKLKRESAKNQYPLKEKSIFKEQLLLLLKNDEYDDQLDEIKTLRSRLIKRIDSVFTFLEYYEVPFDNNASERSIRNIKIKQKVSAGYRTEEGA comes from the coding sequence ATGAGAACAATTGATTGTTTAGAACAAGAAAATAGAGCTTTAAAGAAGCAGGTTGAGTCCTTAAAGGAAGAGCTAGACAGAGTGATGTCACGAGTTCAAGCTTTGTCACAAGAGAATACTATGCTTCATGAAAAAGTAAAGGATCTAGAAGATAAACTATCGCGTAATCATAAAAACAGTAGTAATAGTAGTTTTCCACCTTCAAGAGATTTACATACAGTAAAGAAAAATCAATCACTTCGAAATAAATCCACTAGGAAACCCGGAGGTCAACCCAACCATAAAGGATCGACATTACAACAGAGTGATTTTCCAACAAGCATAGAGTCATATTATCCTCCATCGACATGTCAGTGTGGTAATACATTAAATCAAGAAGACGCTAGCTTGTTATGCAAACGTCAGGTTTTTGACATACCACCTGTTCTTGAACAAATCTGCACGGAGCATCGTCTTTATGAAAATAGATGCAGTTGTGGTCAACTACACAAAGGTTCTATGCCCTCGAATATAAAAGCACCTGTCCAATACGGTTCTCATTTACGATCACTAATTGTAAGCTTGTATGTTGAACATTATATCCCTTTAAACCGTATTGGTTCACTAGTGGAAGAGATAACATCATTTAAAATTGGAGATGGGACTATTACTAATATTTTAAATAAAGCCCAAGAGGTGATGACTCCTTTATATGAATCACTTCGTGAATCGATATCCAAATCCAGTGTAGTTGGCTCAGACGAAACAGGTTGCAAGATCAATGGAGGCAAAGGATGGATGTGGGTATGGCAAAATCATGAGGTAACATTCATTACAGCCAATAAGTCTAGAGGGTATAAAGTTGTAGTAGAAAATTTTAAAAAAGGATTTATTAATGCGACCTTAGTCAGTGACTGTTATGCTTCACAATTAAAAACTCCAGCCAAACATTATCAACTATGTTTAGCACATTTACAACGAGAATTAATCTACATTAAACAACAAACGAATAACAGTTGGGCAGAGGATATTTTGAATATATTCTATAAAGCCATGAAATTAAAGAGAGAATCAGCCAAGAACCAATATCCTTTAAAAGAAAAATCAATATTTAAAGAACAGCTTTTATTACTGTTGAAAAATGACGAGTATGACGATCAGCTAGATGAGATCAAGACATTACGGAGTCGATTAATTAAAAGGATTGATAGTGTGTTTACTTTCT